A portion of the Polaribacter cellanae genome contains these proteins:
- a CDS encoding YiiX/YebB-like N1pC/P60 family cysteine hydrolase: MIYKFLKQTCVLLLLFFVLSNCSNKQNGENFGLQQGDLLFQNTGTDEIDNAIKNVTATSFSKNYSHVGMAMQKDKKWFVLEAIPKKGVCQTPLKEFLNRNKNKFNKSQTTVARLNKYYQPYISKAIVYGVERINTPYDEIFLWDDTSYYCSELIYKMFSSQNIPTDSIPFVTHPMTFNDSIGNPMPAWKVYYKKRNQPIPEGVEGTNPNLMASSSHIKFVYDYENE; this comes from the coding sequence ATGATCTATAAATTCTTAAAACAAACCTGTGTTCTCCTCTTATTATTTTTTGTTTTATCTAATTGTAGTAATAAACAAAATGGTGAAAATTTCGGACTACAACAAGGGGACTTACTATTTCAAAATACTGGAACAGACGAAATAGATAATGCAATTAAAAATGTAACAGCAACTTCTTTTTCTAAAAACTATTCGCATGTTGGAATGGCAATGCAAAAAGATAAAAAATGGTTTGTCTTGGAAGCGATTCCTAAAAAAGGTGTTTGCCAAACACCTTTAAAAGAGTTTCTAAATAGAAATAAAAATAAATTTAACAAATCTCAAACCACAGTTGCAAGATTAAATAAATACTACCAGCCTTATATTTCTAAAGCAATAGTGTATGGAGTAGAAAGAATAAATACACCTTATGATGAGATTTTTTTATGGGATGATACTTCTTATTATTGTTCTGAATTAATTTACAAAATGTTTTCTTCTCAAAATATACCAACAGATTCTATTCCTTTTGTTACGCATCCAATGACGTTTAACGATAGTATAGGAAACCCTATGCCTGCTTGGAAAGTATATTATAAAAAACGAAATCAGCCAATTCCTGAGGGAGTTGAAGGAACTAACCCTAACTTAATGGCAAGTAGTTCTCACATAAAATTTGTGTATGATTATGAAAACGAATAA
- the ilvA gene encoding threonine ammonia-lyase IlvA — protein sequence MQTKQIYFPSLENIKVAAKKLEGVAYKTPLNTNMNLSKEFNANILFKREDLQVVRSYKIRGAYNKMSSLNADEKQRGIVCASAGNHAQGVALSCKLLQIKGTIFMPSPTPNQKINQVKMFGEDFIDVVIEGDTFDDAFNAATLECDFKKKVFIHPFNDEKVIEGQATVGLEILHQTDKKIDYVFVPVGGGGLSAGLSSVFKNLSPNTKIIGVEPEGAPSMLTSIKNKENTFLEKIDAFVDGAAVKKVGDLNFAICKQNLHEVITVPEGKTCQTILDLYNKDAIVVEPAGALSIAALDFFKEDIKGKNVVCVVSGSNNDITRTAEIKERALLYANLKHYFIVKFPQRAGALKEFVAEILGPNDDITHFEYTKKTNRENGAAVVGLELKTSADLAPLINRMKKRNFFGEYLNDKPDLFQFLV from the coding sequence ATGCAAACAAAACAAATATATTTCCCAAGTTTAGAAAACATAAAAGTTGCTGCTAAAAAGTTAGAAGGCGTCGCTTACAAAACTCCATTGAACACAAATATGAATCTTTCTAAAGAATTTAATGCCAATATTCTGTTTAAAAGAGAAGATTTACAAGTGGTTCGTTCTTATAAAATTAGAGGCGCATATAATAAAATGTCTTCTTTAAATGCCGATGAAAAACAGCGAGGAATTGTTTGTGCGAGTGCAGGAAACCATGCCCAAGGAGTTGCTTTGTCTTGTAAATTATTACAGATAAAAGGAACCATTTTTATGCCTTCGCCAACACCAAATCAAAAAATAAACCAAGTAAAAATGTTTGGTGAAGATTTTATTGATGTAGTAATCGAAGGCGATACTTTCGATGATGCATTTAACGCAGCAACTTTAGAATGCGATTTTAAAAAGAAAGTATTTATTCATCCTTTTAATGATGAAAAAGTAATAGAAGGGCAAGCAACAGTGGGTTTGGAAATATTACATCAAACAGATAAAAAAATAGATTACGTTTTTGTTCCAGTTGGTGGTGGAGGTTTGTCTGCAGGTTTATCATCTGTATTTAAAAATTTGTCTCCAAATACAAAAATAATTGGTGTAGAGCCAGAAGGAGCACCTTCTATGTTAACATCCATCAAAAATAAAGAAAACACTTTTTTAGAAAAAATTGATGCTTTTGTAGATGGAGCTGCAGTAAAAAAAGTGGGCGATTTAAACTTTGCCATTTGTAAGCAAAACTTACACGAAGTAATTACAGTTCCAGAAGGTAAAACCTGTCAAACTATTTTAGATTTATATAACAAAGACGCTATTGTTGTAGAGCCAGCAGGTGCTTTAAGTATTGCTGCTTTAGATTTTTTTAAAGAGGATATAAAAGGAAAAAATGTAGTTTGTGTTGTAAGTGGAAGCAATAATGATATTACAAGAACAGCAGAAATTAAAGAACGCGCCTTATTATATGCGAATTTAAAACATTATTTTATCGTAAAATTCCCACAAAGAGCAGGCGCTTTAAAAGAATTCGTAGCAGAAATTTTAGGTCCGAATGACGATATTACCCATTTTGAATATACCAAAAAAACAAATAGAGAAAATGGGGCAGCAGTCGTTGGTTTAGAATTAAAAACATCCGCAGATTTAGCGCCATTAATCAATAGAATGAAAAAGCGTAACTTTTTTGGAGAATATTTAAATGACAAGCCAGATTTGTTTCAGTTTTTGGTGTAA
- the ilvC gene encoding ketol-acid reductoisomerase: MSNYFNTLTLREKLEQLGKCRFMDASEFEDGVNALKGKKIVIVGCGAQGLNQGLNMRDSGLDISYALRQAAIDQKRDSFKNATSNNFKVGSYEDLLPTADVVINLTPDKQHTNVVETVMPLMKKGATLSYSHGFNIVEEGMKIRKDLTVIMVAPKCPGTEVREEYKRGFGVPTLIAVHPENDPENKGWDQAKAYAAATGGHRAGVLASSFVAEVKSDLMGEQTILCGLLQTGAILSFDKMVEKGIEPGYAAKLIQYGWETVTEALKHGGITNMMDRLSNPAKVEAFRISEELKDIMRPLFQKHMDDIMTGHFSKTMMEDWANDDANLLKWRAATGETAFEKQEITDQEISEQEYFDHGTLLVAFVRAGVELAFESMTESGIIDASAYYESLHETPLIANTIARMKLAEMNRVISDTAEYGCYLFDHACKPLLTDFMKTVDTNIIGKKFSDSNEVDNQELIRINSIIRNHPVEKVGAKLRASMTAMKVIKSEV, translated from the coding sequence ATGTCAAATTATTTTAACACATTAACATTAAGAGAAAAATTAGAACAATTAGGAAAATGTCGTTTTATGGACGCTTCCGAATTTGAAGACGGAGTAAACGCATTAAAAGGGAAGAAAATTGTTATTGTGGGCTGTGGAGCACAAGGTTTAAACCAAGGATTAAACATGAGAGATTCTGGTTTAGATATTTCTTATGCTTTAAGACAAGCAGCAATCGACCAAAAAAGAGATTCATTTAAAAATGCAACTTCAAACAACTTTAAAGTTGGTAGCTATGAAGATTTATTGCCAACTGCAGATGTAGTAATCAACTTAACACCAGACAAACAACACACAAACGTGGTAGAAACTGTAATGCCTTTAATGAAAAAAGGAGCAACATTATCCTATTCTCATGGTTTTAATATTGTGGAGGAAGGAATGAAAATTCGTAAGGATTTAACCGTAATTATGGTGGCTCCAAAATGTCCTGGAACAGAAGTTCGTGAAGAATATAAAAGAGGTTTTGGTGTGCCAACTTTAATTGCTGTGCATCCAGAAAACGATCCAGAAAACAAAGGTTGGGACCAAGCAAAAGCGTATGCAGCAGCTACAGGAGGTCATAGAGCTGGTGTTTTAGCTTCTTCTTTTGTGGCAGAAGTAAAGAGCGATTTAATGGGAGAACAAACTATTTTATGTGGTTTGTTACAAACTGGAGCTATTTTGTCTTTCGATAAAATGGTAGAAAAAGGAATTGAGCCAGGTTATGCTGCAAAATTAATTCAATATGGTTGGGAAACTGTAACAGAAGCTTTAAAACATGGAGGAATTACAAATATGATGGACAGATTGTCTAACCCTGCAAAAGTAGAAGCGTTTAGAATTTCTGAAGAATTAAAAGACATAATGCGTCCATTATTCCAAAAACATATGGACGATATTATGACAGGTCATTTCTCTAAAACCATGATGGAAGATTGGGCAAATGACGATGCTAATTTATTAAAATGGAGAGCTGCAACAGGAGAAACTGCTTTCGAAAAACAAGAAATTACAGACCAAGAAATTTCGGAACAAGAGTATTTCGACCATGGAACTTTATTGGTTGCTTTTGTAAGAGCTGGTGTAGAATTGGCTTTCGAGTCGATGACAGAGTCTGGAATTATAGATGCATCTGCATACTACGAATCTTTACACGAAACGCCATTAATTGCAAACACCATTGCAAGAATGAAATTGGCAGAAATGAATCGTGTAATCTCTGACACAGCAGAATATGGTTGTTATTTATTCGACCACGCTTGTAAGCCTTTATTAACTGATTTTATGAAAACAGTCGATACCAATATTATTGGTAAGAAATTCTCAGATTCTAATGAGGTTGATAACCAAGAATTAATTCGAATTAATAGCATTATTAGAAACCACCCAGTAGAAAAAGTTGGCGCAAAATTAAGAGCTTCAATGACAGCTATGAAAGTGATAAAATCTGAAGTTTAA
- a CDS encoding NADP-dependent glyceraldehyde-3-phosphate dehydrogenase yields the protein MKNTFKEIPNEYKITSLVNQNTYLVGGELKEWKGANAEVYSTISSTKEYKPTLLGTVPNLTANEALEALNAASKAYDRGQGLWPTMKVEGRIAAMEKFVVQMKTKREEIVKLLMWEIGKSLLDSQKEFDRTIAYIYDTIEDYKQMDRDSAKFEKNSGVHAHIRRGPLGVVLCLGPYNYPLNETFALLIPALIMGNTAIFKPAKHGVLLLSPLLEAFQNSFPAGVVNIIYGRGRVLATPIMKTGKVDVLALIGNSKSANAIQANHPQKNRLRLVLGLEAKNPGIVLPDADLDLAINECIAGATSFNGQRCTALKILYVHEHIVDEFNKRFAAKVDALKFGNPWEDGVKLTPLPEPGKLAYIQELINDATAKGAKVINKKGGEITRNYIFPAVLYPVSKDSRVFDEEQFGPVTPIVSFKNIQEPLDDMAASNYGQQVSVFGSEVKTLAPLIDTLVNLVCRVNLNSAAQRGPDVYPFTGRKDSAVATLSVHDALRSFSIRTFVAAKDTAYNNAILQELLDKKASNFISTDYIL from the coding sequence ATGAAGAATACTTTTAAGGAAATTCCGAACGAATATAAAATTACATCACTTGTAAATCAAAATACATATTTGGTTGGTGGCGAATTAAAAGAATGGAAAGGCGCAAATGCGGAAGTTTATTCAACAATTTCATCAACAAAAGAATACAAACCAACATTATTAGGAACGGTTCCAAATTTAACAGCAAATGAAGCATTAGAAGCTTTAAATGCAGCTTCAAAAGCATATGATCGAGGACAAGGTTTATGGCCGACTATGAAAGTAGAAGGTAGAATTGCAGCCATGGAAAAGTTTGTGGTTCAGATGAAAACCAAAAGAGAAGAAATTGTAAAATTGTTAATGTGGGAAATTGGCAAATCTTTACTAGATTCACAAAAAGAATTCGATAGAACTATAGCATATATTTACGATACAATTGAAGATTACAAACAAATGGACAGGGATTCTGCCAAGTTTGAAAAAAACAGCGGTGTTCACGCACATATTAGAAGAGGACCTTTAGGGGTTGTTTTGTGTTTAGGACCTTATAATTATCCTTTAAATGAAACTTTTGCATTGTTAATTCCTGCTTTAATTATGGGAAATACAGCTATTTTTAAACCAGCAAAACACGGAGTTTTATTGTTATCGCCTTTACTAGAAGCTTTTCAAAATAGTTTTCCAGCAGGAGTTGTAAACATTATTTATGGTAGAGGTAGAGTTTTAGCGACACCAATCATGAAAACTGGTAAAGTTGATGTGTTGGCCTTAATTGGAAACAGTAAATCTGCAAATGCGATTCAGGCGAATCATCCACAGAAAAATAGATTGCGTTTGGTGTTAGGTTTAGAAGCAAAAAATCCAGGAATTGTTTTACCAGATGCAGATTTAGATTTGGCAATTAACGAATGTATTGCAGGCGCAACTTCTTTTAACGGACAACGTTGTACAGCTTTAAAAATATTATATGTTCACGAACATATTGTAGATGAATTTAACAAACGTTTTGCAGCAAAAGTAGATGCCTTAAAATTTGGAAATCCTTGGGAAGATGGCGTGAAATTAACACCATTACCAGAACCAGGAAAACTAGCATATATTCAAGAATTAATTAACGATGCTACTGCAAAAGGAGCAAAAGTAATTAATAAAAAAGGTGGAGAAATAACAAGAAATTATATTTTTCCAGCAGTTTTGTATCCTGTTTCTAAAGATTCTAGAGTTTTTGATGAAGAGCAATTTGGACCAGTAACACCAATCGTTTCTTTCAAAAACATCCAAGAACCTTTAGATGATATGGCTGCTTCCAATTACGGACAACAAGTAAGTGTTTTTGGTAGCGAAGTAAAAACGTTAGCCCCTTTAATAGACACTTTAGTAAATTTGGTTTGTAGAGTAAACTTAAATAGTGCAGCACAAAGAGGCCCAGATGTGTATCCTTTTACAGGAAGAAAAGATTCTGCAGTTGCCACTTTAAGTGTGCACGATGCTTTGCGTTCTTTCTCAATTAGAACTTTTGTTGCTGCTAAAGATACAGCGTATAATAATGCTATATTACAAGAATTATTAGATAAAAAAGCATCTAATTTTATAAGTACAGATTATATTTTGTAG
- the ilvB gene encoding biosynthetic-type acetolactate synthase large subunit — METQTIKQIEKVTKTTEYISGSEAIVRCLIEEGVKILYGYPGGAIMPVYDELYKYQDKIHHVLTRHEQGATHAAQGYARISGEVGVAMATSGPGATNLITGIADAQIDSTPMVCVTGQVFSHLLGSDAFQETDIVGISTPVTKWNCQVTKAADIPEAIAKAFYIAKSGRPGPVLIDITKDAQIEKFDFSYEKCKKVRSYVPVPKTVKGSLETAAKLINEAKKPLVVWGQGVILGKAEEAFKAVIEKAGIPAAWTILGASAIPTKHPLNVGMVGMHGNYAPNKLTNECDVLIAIGMRFDDRVTGKLDEYATQAKIIHFEIDPAEVNKNVKADVAVLGDAKTTLEAILPLINSNSHTEWHQEFKDLYAIEYEKVIKDDLHPTKEGLTMGEVLKEINIQSKGNAAIVSDVGQHQMIACRYAEFNKTKSNITSGGLGTMGFGLPAAIGAKMAAPNREVVSISGDGGYQMTIQELGTIFQQKAAVKVVVLNNDFLGMVRQWQQLFFEKRYASTEMINPNFVAIAEGYYIKARKVTKREDLAEAVKEMMESKEAYFLEVCVEKEGNVFPMIPTGASVSDVRLE, encoded by the coding sequence ATGGAAACACAAACCATAAAGCAAATAGAAAAAGTGACTAAAACTACAGAATATATTTCTGGAAGTGAGGCAATTGTTAGATGTCTTATAGAAGAAGGAGTTAAGATTTTATACGGTTATCCTGGAGGCGCAATTATGCCAGTTTATGACGAATTGTATAAATACCAAGATAAAATTCACCACGTTTTAACACGTCATGAACAAGGAGCTACACATGCTGCACAAGGTTATGCAAGAATTTCTGGTGAAGTAGGAGTTGCAATGGCAACTTCTGGCCCTGGAGCAACAAACTTAATCACTGGAATTGCAGATGCACAGATAGATTCTACACCAATGGTTTGTGTTACTGGGCAGGTTTTTTCTCATTTGTTAGGAAGTGACGCTTTTCAAGAAACAGATATTGTTGGTATTTCTACACCAGTAACAAAATGGAATTGCCAAGTAACCAAAGCAGCAGACATTCCTGAAGCGATTGCAAAAGCATTTTACATTGCCAAAAGTGGAAGACCTGGGCCTGTTTTAATTGATATTACAAAAGATGCACAAATAGAAAAGTTCGATTTTTCCTATGAAAAGTGCAAAAAAGTAAGAAGTTATGTTCCGGTTCCTAAAACTGTAAAAGGTTCTTTAGAAACTGCTGCTAAATTAATTAATGAAGCAAAGAAACCATTAGTTGTTTGGGGACAAGGAGTTATTTTAGGGAAAGCAGAAGAAGCATTTAAAGCTGTAATTGAAAAAGCAGGAATTCCTGCTGCTTGGACAATTTTAGGAGCTTCTGCAATTCCTACAAAACACCCTTTAAATGTGGGTATGGTTGGTATGCATGGTAATTATGCACCCAATAAATTAACCAACGAATGTGATGTTTTAATCGCAATCGGAATGCGTTTTGACGATAGAGTTACAGGAAAATTAGACGAATATGCAACCCAAGCAAAAATAATTCACTTTGAAATTGATCCTGCAGAAGTAAACAAAAACGTAAAAGCAGATGTGGCTGTTTTAGGTGATGCAAAAACGACTTTAGAAGCAATTTTACCTTTAATAAATAGCAATTCTCATACAGAATGGCATCAAGAATTTAAAGATTTATATGCTATTGAATACGAAAAAGTAATAAAAGACGACTTACATCCAACCAAAGAAGGGTTAACAATGGGTGAGGTTTTAAAAGAAATAAATATTCAAAGTAAAGGAAATGCTGCAATTGTTTCAGATGTTGGTCAACACCAAATGATTGCTTGTAGATATGCAGAATTCAACAAAACTAAAAGTAACATTACTTCTGGTGGATTAGGAACCATGGGCTTTGGTTTGCCAGCAGCAATTGGCGCAAAAATGGCGGCTCCAAATCGTGAAGTAGTTTCTATTTCTGGTGATGGAGGTTACCAAATGACTATTCAAGAATTGGGGACTATTTTTCAGCAAAAAGCCGCTGTAAAAGTGGTGGTTTTAAATAACGACTTTTTAGGAATGGTGCGTCAATGGCAACAACTATTTTTTGAAAAACGGTATGCATCCACAGAAATGATAAATCCTAATTTTGTAGCCATTGCAGAAGGTTATTACATCAAAGCAAGAAAAGTTACGAAACGAGAAGACCTAGCAGAAGCTGTTAAAGAAATGATGGAAAGTAAAGAAGCCTATTTTTTAGAAGTTTGTGTAGAAAAAGAAGGAAATGTTTTTCCTATGATTCCTACAGGAGCAAGTGTTTCTGACGTGAGATTGGAGTAA
- the ilvN gene encoding acetolactate synthase small subunit — MSTEKQLFTISVYTENNVGLLNRISAIFQRRHINIESLNISPSEIDGVAKFTIVVNMIEENVKKIIGQIEKQVEVIKAYYHDLDEIIYQISGLFKIKSELLFEERQIQNIIKESNARIVTVNKEFFVLEKSGKKEEIIELYNELSPFGIMQYTRSGLIAVSKDEMKISTLLETYNN, encoded by the coding sequence ATGAGTACAGAAAAACAATTATTTACCATATCTGTTTATACAGAAAATAATGTTGGATTGTTGAATAGAATTTCAGCAATTTTTCAAAGAAGACACATCAACATAGAGAGTTTAAACATTTCCCCATCAGAAATAGATGGAGTTGCTAAATTTACGATTGTTGTAAATATGATCGAAGAAAATGTAAAGAAAATTATTGGTCAAATAGAAAAGCAAGTAGAGGTTATAAAAGCTTATTATCATGATTTAGATGAAATTATTTATCAAATTTCTGGATTATTTAAAATTAAATCTGAATTGCTATTTGAAGAACGTCAAATTCAGAATATCATTAAAGAAAGCAATGCCAGAATTGTTACTGTTAATAAAGAGTTTTTTGTATTGGAGAAATCTGGTAAAAAAGAAGAAATTATAGAACTATACAACGAATTAAGTCCTTTTGGAATTATGCAATACACACGTTCTGGATTAATAGCAGTCTCTAAAGACGAAATGAAAATTTCAACATTATTAGAAACATACAACAACTAA